In one window of Tenacibaculum mesophilum DNA:
- a CDS encoding PfkB family carbohydrate kinase, whose protein sequence is MSKLLAVGTVAFDAIETPFGKTDKILGGSGTFVGLAASQFGVQTGVVSVVGGDFPQSYLDMMNDKGINTDGVEIVKEGKTFFWSGKYHNDMNSRDTLVTELNVLEHFQPVVPESFKDAPIVMLGNLHPLTQASVLDQMNERPKLVVLDTMNFWMDIALNDLHEVLKRVDVITINDEEARQLSGEYSLVNAAKKIHEMGPKYVVIKKGEHGALLFNEGNMFFAPALPLAEVFDPTGAGDTFAGGFCGYLAKTEDISFENMKSAIIYGSNLASFCVEKFGTQRMEALTSEEVQVRLKAFKELTQFDIALS, encoded by the coding sequence ATGAGTAAATTATTAGCAGTAGGAACAGTAGCATTTGATGCTATAGAAACACCATTTGGAAAAACTGATAAAATCTTAGGAGGATCAGGAACATTTGTAGGATTAGCAGCTTCACAATTTGGAGTGCAAACAGGAGTTGTTTCTGTAGTTGGAGGAGATTTTCCACAATCATACTTAGATATGATGAACGATAAAGGAATTAATACTGATGGAGTGGAAATCGTAAAAGAAGGAAAAACTTTCTTTTGGAGTGGAAAGTATCATAATGATATGAATTCTCGTGATACTTTAGTAACTGAACTAAATGTATTAGAACATTTTCAACCAGTGGTTCCAGAATCGTTTAAAGATGCACCTATTGTAATGTTAGGTAATTTACATCCATTAACACAAGCATCGGTATTAGATCAAATGAATGAAAGACCTAAGTTAGTAGTGTTAGATACTATGAACTTTTGGATGGATATAGCATTAAACGATTTGCATGAAGTATTAAAGCGTGTAGATGTTATTACAATTAACGACGAGGAAGCACGTCAGTTAAGTGGAGAATATTCTTTGGTAAATGCAGCAAAGAAAATTCATGAAATGGGGCCAAAATACGTGGTAATTAAAAAAGGGGAACATGGAGCTTTATTATTCAATGAAGGAAATATGTTCTTTGCACCAGCATTGCCATTAGCAGAGGTGTTCGACCCAACTGGAGCTGGAGATACTTTTGCAGGAGGTTTCTGCGGATATTTAGCTAAAACCGAAGATATTTCATTCGAAAATATGAAGAGTGCAATTATATATGGATCTAACTTAGCATCGTTCTGTGTTGAAAAATTCGGAACACAGCGTATGGAGGCATTAACTAGCGAAGAGGTACAAGTACGCTTAAAAGCGTTTAAAGAATTAACACAATTTGATATAGCATTATCATAA
- a CDS encoding SufE family protein — MTIKEIQEEIIDEFSMFEDWMERYEYIIELGKSLPLISETYKLDENLIKGCQSKVWLHSELKGDTIEFTADSDAILTKGIVALLLRVFSNQTPKAILDADTDFIDEIGLKEHLSPTRANGLVSMVKQIKMYAIAQQSKLAN, encoded by the coding sequence ATGACTATCAAAGAAATACAAGAAGAAATTATTGACGAGTTTTCTATGTTTGAAGACTGGATGGAGCGTTATGAGTACATAATAGAGCTAGGAAAATCGCTACCTTTAATAAGTGAAACTTACAAATTGGATGAAAACCTAATTAAAGGATGCCAATCGAAAGTATGGTTACATTCTGAATTAAAAGGTGATACTATTGAGTTTACTGCCGATAGTGATGCTATTTTAACAAAAGGAATTGTGGCTTTATTATTGAGGGTATTTTCTAACCAAACACCTAAGGCTATTTTAGACGCCGATACTGATTTTATTGATGAGATTGGCCTGAAAGAACATTTAAGCCCTACACGTGCTAATGGTTTAGTATCCATGGTAAAACAAATTAAAATGTACGCAATTGCACAGCAAAGCAAATTAGCGAATTAA
- a CDS encoding DUF59 domain-containing protein translates to MTEDKLEELGDKIVRVLKTIYDPEIPVDIYELGLIYDVFISEENDAKILMTLTSPNCPVAETLPVEVEEKVKTLKEINNCEVEITFDPTWTQDMMSEEAKLELGML, encoded by the coding sequence ATGACTGAAGACAAATTAGAAGAATTAGGAGATAAAATTGTACGTGTATTAAAAACCATATATGACCCTGAAATACCTGTTGACATATATGAGTTAGGTCTAATTTATGATGTTTTTATATCAGAAGAAAATGATGCCAAAATATTAATGACATTAACTTCTCCTAACTGTCCTGTTGCTGAAACTTTACCTGTTGAAGTAGAAGAAAAAGTAAAAACTTTAAAAGAGATTAACAATTGCGAGGTAGAAATCACCTTCGATCCTACTTGGACTCAAGATATGATGAGTGAAGAAGCTAAATTAGAATTAGGAATGTTATAG
- a CDS encoding DUF2480 family protein: MSEEIINRVANSKLTTIDLEDFYPEGKRVIFDIKDWLFEELILREKDFRETVKNHDWSQYLDSYVSLTCSTDAIIPSWVYLLLTTELTPFAKKIVVGDLTLLETVVYQEIIQQLDTSEYKDKPVIIKGCANKPIPPSAYTLLIEKIKPVAKTIMFGEACSTVPLYKRKNN, from the coding sequence ATGTCAGAAGAAATTATAAATAGAGTTGCTAATAGTAAGCTTACTACAATAGACCTTGAAGATTTTTACCCTGAGGGTAAACGTGTAATATTTGATATTAAGGATTGGTTATTTGAAGAATTAATTCTTCGTGAAAAAGATTTTAGAGAGACTGTAAAAAACCATGACTGGTCTCAATATCTAGATAGTTATGTTTCTTTAACTTGTTCTACTGATGCTATTATTCCTTCATGGGTTTATCTTTTACTGACCACTGAACTTACCCCTTTTGCTAAAAAGATTGTTGTTGGCGACTTAACATTATTAGAAACTGTAGTATATCAAGAAATAATTCAACAGTTAGACACTTCTGAATATAAAGATAAGCCTGTAATAATAAAAGGATGTGCAAATAAGCCTATACCACCATCAGCATACACCTTACTAATTGAAAAAATTAAACCTGTAGCTAAAACCATTATGTTTGGAGAGGCTTGTTCAACAGTACCACTTTATAAGAGAAAAAATAATTAG
- a CDS encoding DUF3078 domain-containing protein has product MKKLFLILISCYSFSLVSQETKKDSISTLGLQNSPLDTSFAFYIFNKRVFAEPLVKKNPPKKWTVTGKYTFLFNQSSFSNWAAGGNNTVAGNMTLGYDFNYKKKKWNWDNKIISAYGLSYIDGQGIRKTEDQFEYNSLLGFKTSKLWFLSFFSNFKTQYTKGYDYKQEPKVAVSDFFSPAYWSFGPGMLWKRNDDARINIAPATARYTFVSDEFSGKYGVDEGKNTSFSLGFNLSAYFKSEIMEDVTMESIVAVYSDYLNKPQNIDIDYQLNFFVKINKNLSTNLSLHTIIDDDASSRVQFKEVFGLGLNYIFHKT; this is encoded by the coding sequence ATGAAAAAGCTGTTCTTAATCTTAATTTCTTGTTACTCCTTTTCTTTAGTTTCACAAGAAACTAAAAAAGATAGTATCTCAACTTTAGGTTTACAAAACTCCCCTTTAGACACTAGTTTTGCTTTCTACATATTTAACAAGCGAGTGTTTGCAGAGCCTTTAGTTAAGAAAAATCCACCAAAAAAATGGACTGTAACTGGAAAATACACTTTTCTTTTTAATCAATCATCTTTTTCAAATTGGGCAGCAGGTGGTAACAATACCGTTGCTGGAAATATGACACTTGGTTATGACTTTAACTACAAAAAGAAAAAATGGAACTGGGATAATAAAATAATATCAGCCTATGGATTAAGTTATATAGATGGTCAAGGTATAAGAAAAACAGAAGATCAGTTTGAATACAATTCTCTTTTAGGGTTTAAAACTTCAAAATTATGGTTTTTATCTTTTTTTAGTAACTTTAAAACACAGTATACCAAAGGTTATGATTACAAACAAGAACCTAAAGTAGCGGTTTCAGACTTCTTTTCTCCAGCATATTGGAGTTTTGGACCTGGTATGTTATGGAAACGGAATGATGACGCTAGAATAAACATAGCTCCCGCAACTGCTCGTTATACTTTTGTTTCTGACGAATTTTCGGGAAAATATGGTGTAGATGAAGGTAAAAATACTAGCTTTAGTTTAGGTTTTAACTTATCTGCCTATTTTAAAAGCGAAATAATGGAGGACGTTACTATGGAAAGCATAGTTGCTGTGTATTCAGATTATTTAAACAAACCTCAAAATATAGATATTGATTATCAGTTAAACTTCTTTGTTAAAATTAATAAAAACCTATCTACCAATCTCAGTTTGCATACTATTATTGATGATGATGCCTCTAGCAGAGTACAGTTTAAAGAAGTTTTTGGGCTTGGTTTAAACTATATTTTTCATAAAACGTGA
- a CDS encoding DUF3078 domain-containing protein, protein MKKLLAIAVMFGALTANAQEEKKEEPKEGWKRSGNISFLFNQSAFNNWLAGGTNNISGTIGLNYDFNYTKGDWTWDNKLIASYGLTKLKGEAMQKTDDRLELNSLLGKKASGYWYYSTFFNFKTQMSSTYVSGEQTSHFFSPAYFQFGPGMLWKKHDNLKVNIAPATSKLIYVHKHLTDLGPAFGVEQNETTRYELGAAVNAYYKLDVMKNVSVENILNLYSNYLEDFQNVDIDYTVNVVMKVNKYLSANLSMQAIYDDNAFKGFQTREVFGLGVNYGF, encoded by the coding sequence ATGAAAAAATTATTAGCTATTGCTGTTATGTTTGGAGCTTTAACAGCTAATGCTCAAGAAGAAAAAAAAGAAGAGCCTAAAGAAGGATGGAAAAGGAGTGGTAACATCTCTTTTCTATTCAATCAGTCCGCTTTTAATAACTGGTTAGCTGGTGGAACAAATAATATTTCTGGTACCATTGGGTTAAATTATGATTTTAATTACACCAAAGGTGACTGGACTTGGGATAATAAACTAATTGCTTCTTATGGTTTAACAAAGTTAAAAGGAGAAGCAATGCAAAAAACAGATGACCGTTTAGAGTTAAACTCTTTATTAGGTAAAAAAGCTAGTGGGTATTGGTATTATTCTACTTTTTTTAACTTTAAGACTCAAATGTCTTCTACATATGTTTCTGGCGAGCAAACATCTCATTTCTTTTCTCCTGCCTACTTCCAATTTGGACCAGGTATGTTATGGAAAAAACACGACAATTTAAAAGTAAACATCGCTCCTGCAACTTCTAAACTAATTTATGTACACAAACACCTAACAGACTTAGGACCTGCTTTTGGAGTAGAACAAAACGAGACTACTCGTTATGAACTAGGTGCTGCGGTTAATGCTTACTATAAATTAGACGTTATGAAAAATGTGTCTGTTGAAAATATACTAAACTTATACAGTAACTACTTAGAAGATTTTCAAAATGTTGATATAGATTACACTGTTAATGTGGTAATGAAAGTTAATAAATACCTTTCTGCAAACCTTTCTATGCAAGCTATTTATGACGACAATGCTTTCAAAGGGTTCCAAACTAGAGAAGTGTTTGGTCTAGGAGTAAATTACGGTTTCTAA
- a CDS encoding CNNM domain-containing protein translates to MTLLIVYATLSIFFSFLCSILEAVLLSVTPTFVNVKKKEEKAYASDLETLKKDVDKPLIAILTVNTIAHTVGAILVGAQAKKIFSDEGNGVFIVSAIMTILILVASEIIPKTIGATYWKSLAGFTTKALNVLIFFCKYTGIIWILQLFTKLFGKGAHGESVLSREDFSAMTDIAEQEGVFHESEGKVIRNMLNFKEVQAKHIMTPRTVLTTADENQSIESFFNENRPLRFSRIPVYAENPDNITGYVLKDQLLLSLVDNKGNEPLKTIKREIIIASRELSIPNLFEKLIEQREHLALVVDEYGAVSGLVTQEDVIETLLGYEIMDESDNVANLQSLARKSWEQRAKRLGIINDYENE, encoded by the coding sequence ATGACTTTATTAATTGTTTACGCCACCTTATCTATATTTTTCTCTTTTTTATGCTCCATACTAGAAGCTGTACTATTAAGTGTAACTCCTACCTTTGTAAATGTAAAAAAGAAAGAAGAAAAAGCTTATGCAAGCGATCTTGAAACATTAAAGAAAGATGTAGACAAACCTCTTATTGCTATTTTAACTGTAAACACAATTGCTCATACCGTAGGTGCTATACTTGTTGGTGCTCAAGCAAAAAAAATATTTAGTGATGAAGGAAACGGTGTTTTTATCGTTTCTGCTATAATGACAATTTTGATTTTAGTTGCCTCTGAAATTATTCCTAAAACCATTGGCGCTACTTACTGGAAATCTTTAGCTGGCTTTACAACTAAAGCTTTAAATGTGCTGATTTTCTTTTGTAAATACACCGGTATCATATGGATACTTCAATTATTTACTAAACTATTTGGTAAAGGAGCACATGGAGAAAGTGTTTTAAGTAGAGAAGACTTTTCTGCAATGACAGATATTGCTGAGCAAGAAGGTGTTTTTCATGAAAGTGAAGGTAAAGTAATTAGAAACATGCTTAACTTTAAAGAAGTTCAAGCTAAACATATTATGACACCTCGTACAGTACTTACTACTGCTGATGAAAACCAAAGTATTGAATCTTTTTTTAATGAAAACAGACCTTTACGCTTTTCTAGAATACCTGTATATGCTGAAAATCCAGATAATATAACTGGATATGTTCTAAAGGACCAATTATTACTTTCTTTGGTTGATAATAAAGGAAATGAACCTTTAAAAACAATTAAAAGGGAAATTATAATAGCTAGTAGAGAGTTATCTATTCCTAATTTATTTGAAAAACTAATTGAACAAAGAGAACATTTAGCTTTAGTTGTAGATGAATATGGAGCTGTTAGCGGTTTAGTAACCCAAGAAGATGTTATAGAGACTCTTTTAGGTTATGAAATAATGGATGAGAGTGATAACGTTGCTAATTTACAAAGCTTAGCTAGAAAAAGCTGGGAACAACGCGCTAAACGACTAGGAATTATTAATGATTATGAAAATGAATAA
- a CDS encoding TonB-dependent receptor, producing MFKKLLTMFLVICSVSIYAQTTINGKVYDEYLEPFSNAVVLIGSDRTTSSSDGTFILATKSNYPFIIQVSAFGYKTELIEVTSKEQEINIILKENTALDEVVISASRSPERVIESPVTIERIGINDIKKNTSVTYYDGMANLKGIDLRESGYGFKSINTRGFSSFENTRFVQLVDGMDTAVPALTFSMGNLAGTSDLDVESVEVLPGAASALYGANAFNGIMLLKSKNPFKHSGISTYFKTGFTSQDAAGNNPFYDFGIRMAYKFNEKIAGKVNLTYYKSEEWHANNTGNSTGIGGVAIGGDRTLPGYDGINVYGDEVGATLKQIATEASKTNPLITPAIINSLPDEKITRTGYDESSLVDYDSNGLKFDASLHYRPWENENLEIIWNSRFARGKNIYQGANRYVQDGFSFEQHRLEFLGKNFFLRGYYSANDSGDYFDSRFKAININRAWKSDKDWFGDYLNAYLTQGRSHGKARDFANIGRFEPGSVEFNAAANDVASKTVPEGGAKLTDQTSYYHADGNYNFRDIIKFGEIQIGGSYRKINLNSQGSVFTDANSKISFDEFGVYTQLQKKFLEERLKFTGSIRYDKSTNFKGNYSPRVSLNYALGENKDHVIRASYQTGFRNPTLQEQYFGLPIGTGHLIGGVDENLDRYIVNIGGGNTLTGRDAFENSFSRAELDRGNLVKSQLTTIKPEKVISYELGYRSIVNLSSNKILELDVNGYYNNYESFTAIKDVLVPHYGGFNADGTPNAQALLALQNNDVTAFSVNTNSKADVTSYGVGVGMSTKVFKGFDLGLSYNYAKFDFEKTSDPDFEPAFNTPEHKVKVQFGHPNLFKNFGFNINARWQDEYYWQSSFLQGLVDARTVIDAQINYTVPAIKSRFKIGGTNLTGKEYFIAPGAGAIGSLYYISWTIND from the coding sequence ATGTTTAAAAAACTACTAACCATGTTTTTGGTAATTTGTAGTGTGTCAATATATGCGCAAACTACAATAAACGGAAAGGTTTACGATGAATATTTAGAGCCGTTTTCCAATGCAGTAGTGCTAATAGGAAGTGATAGAACTACTTCGAGTTCTGATGGAACTTTCATATTAGCTACAAAATCAAATTACCCTTTTATAATTCAAGTTTCAGCTTTCGGCTACAAAACAGAATTAATTGAAGTAACTTCTAAAGAGCAAGAAATAAATATAATTTTAAAAGAAAATACAGCATTAGATGAAGTTGTAATCTCTGCATCTCGATCTCCAGAACGAGTTATTGAATCGCCAGTAACTATTGAAAGAATAGGTATAAATGATATAAAAAAGAATACTTCTGTAACCTATTATGATGGAATGGCAAACTTAAAAGGAATAGACCTTAGAGAAAGTGGTTATGGTTTCAAGTCAATTAATACAAGAGGTTTTTCTTCATTTGAAAATACACGTTTTGTACAGTTGGTTGATGGAATGGATACTGCGGTTCCTGCATTAACTTTCTCTATGGGGAATTTAGCAGGTACGTCTGATTTAGATGTAGAAAGCGTTGAAGTCTTACCAGGTGCAGCATCTGCTTTATATGGAGCAAATGCATTTAATGGAATTATGCTTCTTAAAAGCAAGAACCCGTTTAAACATTCAGGAATTAGCACTTATTTTAAAACAGGATTCACATCACAAGATGCGGCAGGAAATAATCCTTTTTATGATTTTGGTATTCGTATGGCCTATAAATTTAATGAGAAGATAGCAGGTAAGGTTAATTTAACCTATTATAAGTCAGAAGAATGGCATGCGAATAATACAGGGAACTCTACAGGAATAGGTGGAGTTGCTATTGGAGGAGATAGAACTTTACCTGGATATGACGGTATAAACGTGTATGGAGACGAAGTAGGAGCTACTTTAAAACAAATTGCAACTGAGGCAAGTAAAACAAACCCTTTAATTACCCCGGCAATCATAAACAGTTTACCTGATGAAAAAATAACAAGAACAGGTTATGATGAATCAAGTTTAGTAGATTATGACTCAAATGGTTTAAAGTTTGATGCTTCTTTGCATTACCGTCCTTGGGAGAATGAAAATTTAGAAATTATTTGGAATTCAAGATTTGCAAGAGGAAAAAATATTTATCAAGGAGCTAATAGATATGTTCAAGACGGATTTTCGTTTGAGCAACATAGATTAGAGTTCTTAGGAAAGAACTTTTTCTTAAGAGGATACTATTCAGCAAATGATTCAGGAGACTATTTTGATTCTCGTTTTAAAGCAATTAATATTAACAGGGCTTGGAAGAGTGATAAAGATTGGTTTGGAGATTACCTAAATGCTTATCTAACACAAGGAAGGAGCCATGGAAAAGCTAGAGACTTTGCTAATATAGGACGTTTTGAACCTGGTTCAGTAGAGTTTAATGCAGCGGCTAATGATGTAGCTTCTAAAACAGTTCCTGAAGGAGGAGCGAAATTAACAGACCAAACGTCATATTACCATGCAGATGGTAACTATAATTTCCGTGATATAATTAAGTTTGGTGAAATCCAAATTGGTGGTTCATATAGAAAAATTAATTTAAATTCTCAAGGTTCTGTTTTTACAGACGCAAATTCTAAAATTTCTTTTGATGAATTTGGTGTTTATACTCAGTTACAGAAGAAGTTTTTAGAAGAAAGACTGAAGTTTACAGGTTCGATTCGTTATGATAAATCGACAAACTTTAAAGGTAATTATTCTCCAAGGGTGTCTTTAAATTATGCCTTAGGTGAAAATAAAGATCATGTAATTAGAGCCTCTTATCAAACAGGATTTAGAAACCCAACATTACAAGAGCAGTACTTTGGACTTCCAATTGGTACAGGTCATTTAATAGGAGGAGTTGATGAAAACTTAGATCGTTACATTGTTAATATTGGAGGAGGTAATACCTTAACAGGTAGAGATGCTTTTGAAAATTCATTCTCAAGAGCTGAATTAGACAGAGGAAACCTTGTAAAATCTCAGTTAACCACAATCAAACCCGAGAAGGTAATTTCATATGAATTAGGGTATAGAAGTATTGTTAATTTAAGCTCCAATAAAATTTTAGAATTAGATGTAAATGGGTATTATAACAATTATGAATCTTTTACAGCAATTAAAGATGTTCTTGTTCCTCATTATGGAGGGTTTAATGCAGATGGAACTCCAAATGCTCAAGCCTTATTAGCGCTTCAAAATAATGATGTAACAGCTTTCTCAGTAAACACAAACTCTAAGGCAGATGTTACCTCGTATGGTGTAGGTGTAGGAATGTCAACTAAGGTTTTTAAAGGCTTTGATTTAGGTTTGAGCTATAACTATGCAAAATTTGATTTTGAAAAAACTTCTGATCCAGATTTTGAGCCGGCATTTAACACACCGGAACATAAGGTTAAAGTTCAATTTGGTCATCCAAATTTATTTAAAAACTTTGGGTTTAATATAAATGCCCGTTGGCAAGATGAATACTATTGGCAATCTTCTTTTTTACAGGGATTAGTAGATGCTAGAACAGTAATAGATGCTCAAATAAATTATACAGTACCAGCAATTAAATCAAGATTTAAAATAGGTGGTACAAACCTTACTGGTAAGGAGTATTTTATAGCTCCTGGGGCTGGAGCAATAGGTTCTTTATATTACATTTCTTGGACAATTAATGACTAG
- a CDS encoding energy transducer TonB codes for MRKIILLITLVCFYVTNVMSQREVCETPEESLVDLNSITKCTIAPKDKKNKGTRQISVKVSANRRYLKKREISKKKVVSNATNLSGAGTAAIKSTTSQTELSKPLTFKSNLENLTSKLSAEEVRKAEKFSTVDKIPLFTACKKAKKNERLDCFNMEMVKHIQKHFRYPSQAVKESIQGEVWVRFIIDKNGQVKNIKTLGPKNGELLNNEAVRVVSQLPQFIPAKKSGGETSVKYGFPIMFALDE; via the coding sequence ATGAGAAAAATTATTTTATTAATTACGTTAGTTTGCTTTTATGTAACCAATGTAATGTCGCAACGAGAAGTATGTGAGACGCCAGAAGAGTCTTTAGTAGATTTAAATAGTATAACAAAATGTACTATTGCTCCAAAAGACAAAAAAAATAAAGGAACAAGACAAATCTCTGTAAAAGTATCTGCCAATAGAAGGTATTTAAAAAAGAGAGAAATTTCGAAAAAGAAAGTAGTTTCAAATGCTACAAATTTGTCAGGAGCAGGAACGGCAGCAATAAAAAGTACAACTTCGCAAACAGAGTTAAGTAAACCTTTAACTTTTAAAAGTAACCTTGAAAACTTAACAAGTAAATTATCAGCAGAAGAAGTACGAAAAGCAGAAAAGTTCTCTACTGTAGACAAAATACCTCTGTTTACTGCATGTAAAAAAGCAAAAAAGAACGAAAGGTTAGATTGCTTTAATATGGAAATGGTAAAACACATTCAAAAACATTTTAGATATCCTAGTCAAGCAGTAAAAGAATCTATACAAGGAGAAGTTTGGGTGCGTTTTATTATTGATAAAAATGGTCAGGTTAAGAATATTAAAACTTTAGGACCTAAAAATGGAGAATTATTAAATAATGAAGCTGTTCGAGTGGTATCTCAATTGCCACAATTTATTCCAGCAAAAAAATCAGGAGGAGAAACATCTGTAAAATATGGTTTCCCAATCATGTTCGCTCTTGATGAATAA
- a CDS encoding energy transducer TonB yields MMKKIIPLLLLYFSMQAVSAQEKCTSESIHSVDVNIVHKCLAEKKVESNNTEASVIVTTVPSRRHVRKRIYFEKVISFAEGIEAKSLKRINTLNELAECSLGNVYPIIKETTKKSISFDVVEEIPAFLSCKESLKEKEDCFNYKMQDHIMTTLVYPEEAIEKGLEGEVLVSFVINEMGKVTEVKTEGINVPKILKKEAKRIVLLLPDFIPGKQQSKNARVLYRFPMIFSLNSSDY; encoded by the coding sequence ATGATGAAAAAAATAATCCCCCTTTTATTATTGTATTTCAGTATGCAAGCTGTTAGTGCGCAAGAGAAATGTACATCTGAAAGTATTCATTCAGTAGATGTAAATATAGTTCACAAGTGTTTAGCAGAAAAGAAAGTAGAAAGCAATAATACAGAAGCTTCAGTTATAGTAACTACTGTTCCTAGTAGAAGGCACGTAAGAAAACGTATTTATTTTGAGAAAGTAATTAGTTTTGCAGAAGGTATTGAAGCAAAAAGTTTAAAGAGAATAAATACATTAAATGAGCTAGCTGAATGTAGTTTAGGAAATGTTTATCCTATTATAAAAGAAACAACAAAAAAATCAATTTCTTTTGATGTAGTTGAAGAAATTCCTGCATTCTTGTCATGCAAAGAATCATTAAAAGAAAAAGAAGATTGCTTTAATTATAAAATGCAAGACCATATAATGACCACCTTAGTTTATCCAGAAGAAGCTATAGAAAAAGGGTTAGAAGGAGAAGTTTTAGTGAGTTTTGTTATAAATGAAATGGGTAAGGTGACTGAGGTTAAGACAGAAGGAATTAATGTGCCTAAAATATTAAAAAAAGAAGCAAAAAGAATTGTACTACTATTGCCTGATTTTATTCCAGGAAAACAACAAAGCAAAAATGCTAGAGTGTTATATCGCTTTCCTATGATTTTTAGTTTAAACAGTTCTGATTATTAG
- the hflX gene encoding GTPase HflX, whose protein sequence is MIETREAISEKAVLIGIITQHQDEKQSEEYLDELEFLTLTAGGVAVKRFVQKLDKPHPKTFIGTGKLEDVKAYIDSNDIGTAIFDDELSPAQLRNVERFLDCKILDRTNLILDIFASRAQTSSAKAQVELAQYQYLLPRLTRMWTHLDKQKGGIGMRGPGETEIETDRRIIRDKISLLKKKLVTIDKQMSIQRKNRGKMVRVALVGYTNVGKSTLMNVVSKSEVFAENKLFATLDTTVRKVVIKNIPFLMTDTVGFIRKLPTQLVESFKSTLDEVREADLLLHVVDISHPNFEDHIASVNKILDEIDSKDKPTVMVFNKIDAYTHETIDEDDLITEKTKEHYTLEDWKKTWMNDLETESIFISALNKDNLENFKEKVYEEVKKIHIQRFPYNDFLYQEY, encoded by the coding sequence ATGATAGAAACAAGAGAAGCCATATCAGAAAAAGCGGTTTTAATAGGTATTATAACCCAGCATCAAGATGAAAAACAATCAGAAGAATATTTAGATGAGCTAGAGTTTTTAACACTTACAGCAGGAGGAGTAGCTGTAAAAAGGTTTGTTCAAAAATTAGATAAACCCCATCCAAAAACTTTTATTGGAACAGGTAAACTAGAAGATGTAAAAGCGTATATAGATTCCAATGATATTGGAACAGCTATTTTTGATGATGAGCTGTCACCTGCGCAACTTAGAAATGTTGAACGTTTTTTAGATTGTAAAATTTTAGATAGAACCAACTTAATACTTGATATTTTTGCAAGTAGAGCACAAACAAGCTCAGCAAAAGCTCAAGTAGAATTAGCACAATACCAATATTTATTACCTCGATTAACCAGAATGTGGACACACCTTGACAAGCAAAAAGGAGGTATTGGTATGCGTGGTCCTGGAGAAACAGAAATAGAAACTGACCGACGTATTATTCGAGATAAAATTTCGTTGCTAAAAAAGAAATTAGTAACTATTGACAAGCAAATGTCTATACAACGAAAAAATCGTGGAAAAATGGTGCGTGTTGCTTTGGTAGGATATACCAATGTTGGTAAATCTACCTTGATGAATGTTGTTAGTAAAAGTGAGGTTTTTGCAGAGAATAAACTGTTTGCAACATTAGATACTACAGTTAGAAAGGTGGTAATAAAAAATATTCCTTTTTTAATGACAGACACCGTTGGGTTCATTAGAAAATTACCAACACAATTAGTAGAGTCGTTCAAGTCTACTTTAGATGAAGTTCGTGAAGCAGATTTATTATTACATGTCGTAGATATTTCACATCCAAACTTTGAAGATCATATAGCTTCTGTAAATAAAATTTTAGATGAAATAGATAGTAAAGATAAGCCGACAGTTATGGTATTTAATAAAATAGACGCTTATACTCATGAAACTATTGATGAAGATGATTTGATAACAGAAAAAACAAAAGAACATTATACATTAGAGGACTGGAAAAAAACCTGGATGAATGACTTAGAAACGGAAAGTATTTTTATTTCAGCTTTAAATAAAGATAATTTAGAAAATTTTAAAGAGAAAGTATATGAGGAGGTAAAGAAAATACATATTCAACGTTTTCCATATAATGATTTTCTATATCAAGAATATTAG